One Candidatus Binatia bacterium DNA window includes the following coding sequences:
- a CDS encoding alanine racemase yields the protein MLTIHDLQTPALLVEVSDLEHNLDTMARALPGPRLRPHVKAHKCTALAKLQAAKGHRNFTCATVREMEGMAAAGLGEDLLLANEVLDTRRLAALRARVTVAVDSEETIAAAARGGVREVLVDVNVGLPRCGCPPEEAGRLADLARKKGLVVRGVMGYEGHVVGLEDRATRERMTEECMELLLRAHREVGGEVVSAGGTGTYDLNRWATEIQAGSYALMDTAYAKLGLPFRQALCVLATVISVSRDGYAVADCGLKALGMDHGNPTIEGAQVWFCSDEHVTFSPEKPVRVGDRIRVWPAHIDPTVAYHERMHLVSGEEVLDTWLVDLRGW from the coding sequence GTGCTCACGATCCACGACCTCCAGACCCCTGCCCTCCTCGTCGAAGTCTCCGACCTCGAGCACAACCTCGACACCATGGCGCGCGCGCTTCCGGGCCCACGGCTGCGCCCCCACGTCAAAGCCCACAAGTGCACGGCGCTCGCGAAACTCCAGGCCGCCAAGGGTCACCGGAACTTCACGTGCGCCACGGTGCGGGAAATGGAGGGGATGGCGGCCGCGGGGCTCGGCGAAGACCTGCTTCTCGCCAACGAGGTGCTCGACACGCGTCGCCTCGCGGCGCTCCGGGCCCGCGTCACCGTCGCGGTGGACTCCGAAGAGACCATCGCGGCCGCGGCTCGAGGAGGCGTGCGGGAAGTGCTCGTCGACGTGAACGTGGGGCTTCCACGTTGCGGATGTCCGCCCGAGGAGGCGGGCAGGCTCGCCGACCTCGCCCGGAAAAAGGGCCTCGTCGTGCGCGGCGTGATGGGGTACGAGGGACATGTCGTCGGGCTCGAGGACCGCGCGACGCGCGAGCGCATGACCGAGGAATGCATGGAGCTTTTGCTGCGCGCCCACCGCGAAGTCGGCGGGGAGGTCGTCTCCGCCGGGGGCACGGGCACCTACGACCTCAACCGCTGGGCCACCGAAATCCAGGCCGGATCCTACGCGCTCATGGACACGGCTTACGCGAAGCTCGGCCTCCCCTTTCGGCAGGCTCTCTGCGTGCTCGCCACGGTGATTTCCGTTTCCCGGGACGGGTACGCCGTGGCCGACTGCGGCCTCAAGGCCCTCGGCATGGACCACGGGAACCCGACGATCGAGGGAGCGCAGGTGTGGTTCTGCTCGGACGAGCACGTGACCTTCTCGCCGGAAAAACCCGTCCGGGTGGGCGACCGAATCCGCGTCTGGCCTGCCCACATCGACCCGACCGTCGCCTACCACGAGCGCATGCACCTCGTCTCCGGAGAGGAAGTGCTCGACACCTGGCTCGTCGATCTTCGGGGCTGGTGA
- the fabG-2 gene encoding beta-ketoacyl-ACP reductase, translating to MKLAGRVALVTGAGSGLGREIALAFAREGATVGVNDVRREAAEQVRDEISGLGARSRDFPADVSDSVEVRALFEELEAEWGRLDILVNNAGIVVLSDEVRRRSAELLREQLAGRRPSETLGATRTMTDAQWRRTLSVHLDGTFYCTREALRIMERQGSGKIINMASIAGLMGFAGSPDYSAAKAGIIGLTKAVAREAIVRGIHVNAIAPGFVDTPLLDFLDEAQKRLIELQTPIGRLGRPEEIASLALYLASDESSFFVGQVLSPNGGYWI from the coding sequence ATGAAGCTTGCCGGAAGAGTCGCGCTCGTGACAGGAGCAGGTTCGGGCCTCGGGCGCGAGATCGCGCTCGCCTTCGCCCGGGAAGGTGCCACGGTCGGGGTCAACGACGTGCGACGAGAAGCAGCCGAGCAGGTCCGGGACGAGATCTCGGGGCTCGGTGCCCGGTCCCGGGACTTTCCCGCCGACGTCTCCGACAGCGTGGAAGTGCGGGCTCTTTTCGAGGAGCTCGAGGCGGAGTGGGGCCGACTCGACATCCTGGTCAACAACGCCGGCATCGTCGTTCTCTCCGACGAAGTCCGCCGCCGCAGCGCGGAGCTTTTGCGCGAGCAGCTCGCGGGCCGGAGACCCTCCGAGACGCTCGGAGCCACGAGGACGATGACGGACGCGCAGTGGCGAAGGACCCTTTCCGTGCACCTCGACGGGACGTTCTACTGTACGCGCGAGGCGCTCCGGATCATGGAACGGCAGGGCTCGGGCAAGATCATCAACATGGCTTCGATCGCGGGCCTCATGGGGTTCGCCGGGAGTCCGGACTATTCGGCCGCCAAAGCGGGCATCATCGGCCTCACGAAAGCCGTGGCGCGAGAGGCGATCGTGCGCGGTATCCACGTCAACGCCATCGCCCCGGGCTTCGTCGACACGCCGCTCCTCGACTTCCTCGACGAAGCCCAGAAGCGCCTGATCGAGCTCCAGACCCCGATCGGAAGGCTCGGTCGGCCCGAAGAAATCGCGAGCCTGGCCCTCTACCTGGCTTCGGACGAGTCCTCTTTCTTCGTGGGACAGGTGCTCTCCCCGAACGGGGGCTACTGGATCTGA
- a CDS encoding dipeptidase: protein MRVRPRVACDSLVALGRATADGSTLFAKNSDRPATEAQPLSFVPRERHEAGAKLRCQYIEIEQVPETAAVLGSRPYWLWGFEHGVNEHRVAIGNHTVFTKETLEGYGLLGMDLVRLGLERGKTAAEAVEVLVSLLERYGQGGSGYVDKDWPYHNSFLVADPHEGYLLETSGRHWALRRIDETGSASNHLTVGSDWTRIGEDTEEFARRSGWLVTGPDGRFDFAASYRDKSLVPEQVSSGRYRRTCAFLGEGRGKLSARDLRRILRDHYEDGVLFRPRHTPEDERYFSVCMHAEPVGTTTASLVARLPDAPDEVVSAWVSLGSPCVGIFVPFYLEAGVPEAWQKGGPSFERGSAWWTFHEILEQVEKDWEGRAPRVRAFWDEEEEKLALGAEKAEREARELRRSGKEAEAARVLREFSWNAAERVLSLADRLLAELGAGG from the coding sequence GTGCGCGTGCGACCCCGCGTCGCTTGCGACTCGCTCGTCGCTCTGGGCCGCGCCACGGCGGACGGAAGCACGCTCTTCGCGAAGAACAGCGACCGTCCGGCCACCGAGGCCCAGCCCCTCTCTTTCGTCCCGCGCGAGCGGCACGAAGCGGGAGCGAAGCTTCGCTGCCAGTACATCGAAATCGAACAGGTTCCCGAAACGGCGGCCGTCCTCGGATCGCGGCCCTACTGGCTCTGGGGTTTCGAGCACGGCGTGAACGAGCACCGGGTGGCCATCGGCAACCACACGGTGTTCACGAAAGAGACCCTCGAAGGCTACGGCCTCCTGGGAATGGATCTCGTGCGGCTCGGCCTCGAACGAGGGAAGACCGCTGCGGAGGCCGTCGAAGTTCTGGTCTCGTTGCTCGAGCGGTACGGCCAAGGGGGATCGGGGTACGTCGACAAGGACTGGCCCTACCACAACTCCTTTCTCGTCGCCGACCCGCACGAGGGATACTTGCTCGAGACCTCGGGCAGGCACTGGGCGCTTCGGCGCATCGACGAGACGGGGAGTGCGTCCAACCACCTGACCGTGGGATCGGACTGGACGCGGATCGGCGAAGACACGGAGGAATTCGCCCGGAGGTCGGGTTGGCTCGTCACCGGACCGGACGGACGGTTCGATTTCGCCGCGTCCTATCGCGACAAGTCGCTCGTTCCCGAGCAGGTCTCCTCGGGTCGTTACCGCCGCACGTGCGCGTTCCTGGGCGAAGGCAGGGGGAAACTCTCGGCCCGCGACCTGCGCCGGATTCTGCGTGACCACTACGAGGACGGCGTCCTGTTCCGTCCGCGCCACACCCCCGAAGACGAGCGCTACTTCAGCGTCTGCATGCACGCCGAACCGGTCGGCACGACCACGGCGAGCCTCGTGGCCCGTCTTCCCGATGCACCGGACGAGGTCGTGAGCGCGTGGGTAAGCCTGGGATCGCCTTGCGTGGGCATCTTCGTCCCCTTCTACCTCGAAGCCGGCGTGCCCGAAGCCTGGCAGAAGGGCGGACCGAGCTTCGAGCGCGGCTCGGCCTGGTGGACGTTCCACGAAATCCTGGAGCAGGTGGAAAAAGACTGGGAAGGTCGGGCGCCGCGGGTCCGTGCGTTCTGGGACGAGGAAGAAGAGAAGCTCGCCCTCGGAGCGGAGAAGGCCGAAAGGGAAGCACGGGAACTTCGCCGTTCGGGAAAGGAAGCGGAAGCCGCTCGCGTGCTGCGGGAATTTTCCTGGAATGCCGCCGAGCGGGTCCTCTCGCTCGCCGATCGGCTCCTCGCCGAGCTGGGCGCCGGAGGCTAG